In Pyxicephalus adspersus chromosome 12, UCB_Pads_2.0, whole genome shotgun sequence, a genomic segment contains:
- the BTBD7 gene encoding BTB/POZ domain-containing protein 7: MGVNASSYPHSCSPRVGGNAQTQQTFIGTSSYTQQGYGYESKLYSLEHGHEKPQDKKKKTSGLATLKKKFIKRRKTSRSADHAKQMRELLSGWDVRDVNALVEEYEGTAALKELSLQANLARPETRTLQKDMADLYEYKYCTDVDLIFQETCFPVHRAILAARCPFFKKLLSSSPEFGAEIIMDINTAGIDMPMFSALLHYLYTGEFGIEDSRFQNVDILVQLSEEFGTPNSLDVDMRGLFDYMCYYDAVLSFSSDSELVETYGVQSCLEEELRAHKAILSARSPFFRNLLQRRIRTGEEITDRTLRTPTRIILDESIIPKKYAKVILHCMYTDVVDLSYVLHCSPSIGSLSEVQALVAGKPNMTRAEEAMELYHIALFLEFNMLAQGCEDIIAESISLDTLIAILKWSSQPYGSNWVHRQALHFLCEEFSQVMISDVFYELNKDHLLTVIQSDYLQASEQDILKYLIKWGEYQLMKRIADREPNLLSGTAHSVNKRGVKRRDLDVEELRDILSPLLPFVRIEHILPMNSDVLTDPMKRGLISTPPADMLPTSEGGKSNSWLRQKNAGIYVRPRLFSPYVEEAKSVLDEMMVEQTDLVRLRMVRMSNVPDTLYMVNNAVPQCCHMINHQQMNSSQTNPPTVVANEIPVPPLGIVREMIRRLQELRHTEQVQRAYALNCGEGATVSYEIQIRVLREFGLSDSAAELLQNPHKFFPDERFGDESPLLTVRQSGRCRINSTPAAETMFTDIDSYVAFHPPLPPPPPPYHPPATPIHNQFKVGWKQRVPSQHPSRSFSYPCNHSLFHSRTVPKATPPSYLPGVKAVPPDCTNNTGLGRQTVAAAAAAALAAEQQACGEPVLNEFMPDIAMGVSSMSLKDRRLPELTIDSQLSQQVSDMLPVPAQHHTYIPSRHMHTSRKKQIAEPKLDSRDSQPEYPEFYDFSNSACRPSTPVPSRRSPLTSQGIYFGPDLYSHSKPPPSGIKSAYLPNQISPKKQEDPRRDYLFSQDSHPHRQKNEPLHLDVLEQPPQRLDLALAAQEGTGPHHSRGRAKMESDLTYGLTSSRPSHSAYGSDRQDERSFRRITEGDLLDHSSQRNVDLERDGTVGRERRSPNKPDFLYKKSAL, encoded by the exons ATGGGTGTGAATGCATCGAGCTACCCGCATTCGTGTTCCCCAAGGGTTGGGGGAAACGCACAGACTCAGCAAACCTTCATAG GAACATCCTCGTACACCCAGCAAGGTTATGGCTACGAATCGAAACTCTACAGCCTGGAACATGGTCATGAAAAACCCcaagacaagaaaaagaaaacttctgGCCTGGCCACACTTAAGAAAAAATTCATCAAGCGTCGGAAGACGAGCCGCTCTGCAGATCATGCTAAGCAGATGCGGGAGCTGCTCTCCGGGTGGGATGTCAGAGACGTTAATGCACTTGTGGAGGAATATGAGGGAACAGCAGCCTTAAAAGAGCTATCCTTACAGGCCAACCTGGCCCGGCCAGAAACCAGAACTTTACAGAAGGATATGGCTGACCTGTACGAATACAAATACTGTACAGATGTTGATTTAATATTCCAGGAAACATGCTTTCCTGTCCACCGTGCCATATTGGCAGCAAGGTGTCCATTTTTTAAGAAGCTGCTCTCTTCCTCTCCGGAATTTGGGGCAGAAATCATTATGGACATTAACACAGCTGGCATAGACATGCCAATGTTCTCAGCCTTGTTACACTACCTGTATACGGGCGAGTTTGGCATCGAGGACTCCAGGTTCCAGAATGTGGATATTCTCGTTCAGCTTAGCGAGGAATTTGGTACACCTAACTCATTAGATGTCGACATGCGTGGACTGTTCGATTACATGTGCTACTATGACGCGGTGCTTAGCTTTTCCTCTGATTCTGAACTGGTGGAAACGTACGGTGTCCAGAGCTGCCTGGAAGAGGAGCTCCGAGCACACAAGGCAATTCTCTCAGCGCGTTCTCCGTTCTTCCGCAACTTGCTGCAAAGGCGAATACGAACTGGGGAGGAGATCACCGATCGGACTTTAAGGACTCCAACTAGAATCATTTTAGATGAATccataataccaaaaaaatatgcaaaggtCATTTTGCATTGTATGTACACGGATGTAGTGGACTTGTCCTACGTCCTGCACTGTAGCCCATCCATTGGGAGCCTGAGTGAAGTTCAGGCTCTGGTAGCAGGAAAGCCCAACATGACTCGGGCAGAGGAGGCCATGGAGCTTTACCACATAGCACTGTTCCTAGAGTTTAACATGCTGGCACAAG GCTGTGAAGATATTATAGCAGAGAGCATTTCTCTGGACACATTAATTGCCATCTTGAAATGGAGTTCTCAGCCTTATGGCTCCAACTGGGTGCACCGGCAAGCTTTACACTTCCTCTGTGAAGAGTTCAGTCAGGTCATGATCTCTGACGTCTTCTACGAGCTCAACAAGGACCATCTGCTGACCGTAATACAGTCAGACTATCTGCAG GCAAGCGAACAGGATATCCTGAAGTATCTCATAAAATGGGGGGAGTATCAGCTGATGAAGAGAATCGCAGACAGAG AACCCAATCTCCTGAGCGGGACGGCACACAGCGTGAACAAGCGAGGGGTGAAGAGGAGAGACCTGGATGTTGAGGAGTTACGGGACATCTTGTCTCCTTTGTTACCCTTTGTCCGCATTGAACACATCCTACCCATGAACAGTGACGTGCTGACTGACCCT atgaaGAGGGGTCTGATCAGCACTCCTCCAGCAGACATGCTGCCGACTTCAGAAGGTGGGAAATCCAACTCGTGGTTGCGGCAGAAGAATGCCGGCATATACGTCAGACCTAGACTGTTCTCACCTTATGTGGAAGAGGCCAAG TCTGTGCTGGATGAAATGATGGTGGAGCAGACAGATTTGGTCCGTCTGAGAATGGTTCGAATGTCTAACGTTCCTGACACGCTGTACATGGTGAACAATGCAGTGCCACAGTGCTGTCACATGATCAACCACCAGCAAATGAACAGTAGCCAGACAAACCCTCCTACTGTAGTAGCCAATGAAATACCAG TTCCCCCACTTGGAATTGTGAGGGAGATGATCAGACGCCTGCAGGAACTGCGACACACAGAGCAAGTTCAGCGTGCGTACGCCTTAAACTGTGGAGAAGGTGCTACAGTCAGCTACGAGATTCAGATCCGAGTTTTGAGGGAATTCGGCCTATCTGATTCCGCTGCAGAGCTGTTACAG aatCCTCACAAGTTCTTCCCAGACGAGCGGTTTGGAGATGAGAGTCCTCTTCTGACGGTACGCCAGTCCGGGAGATGTAGGATTAACAGCACACCAGCCGCGGAAACCATGTTTACGGACATAGACTCTTACGTGGCCTTCCATCCTCCTTTacctccaccacctcctccttacCACCCACCCGCCACACCTATACATAACCAGTTCAAAGTGGGCTGGAAGCAGAGAGTTCCCAGTCAGCATCCCTCCCGCTCTTTCTCCTACCCCTGCAACCATTCCTTGTTCCATTCCCGCACAGTCCCTAAAGCCACCCCACCTTCCTACTTGCCTGGTGTCAAAGCCGTCCCTCCTGATTGCACTAACAACACTGGCCTTGGCAGGCAGACTGTAGCCGCAGCTGCGGCGGCTGCCCTAGCAGCAGAACAGCAAGCG TGTGGTGAGCCAGTTCTTAATGAGTTTATGCCTGACATCGCGATGGGCGTTTCCAGCATGTCGCTGAAAGACAGAAGGCTGCCGGAATTGACCATCGATAGCCAGCTGAGCCAGCAGGTGTCGGACATGTTGCCTGTCCCTGCCCAGCATCACACATACATCCCAAGCAGACATATGCACACTTCACGGAAAAAACAAATCGCAGAGCCAAAATTGGATTCCCGCGACAGCCAGCCTGAATATCCGGAATTCTATGACTTCTCCAATTCCGCTTGCCGACCATCTACACCGGTGCCGAGCAGACGCTCCCCTTTGACTTCACAGGGCATTTACTTTGGCCCTGATCTGTACAGTCACAGCAAACCTCCACCAAGTGGAATAAAATCTGCTTATCTTCCCAACCAGATTTCCCCAAAAAAGCAAGAAGATCCCAGGAGGGATTACCTATTCTCACAAGACAGCCACCCACATAGGCAAAAGAACGAACCCTTACACCTCGATGTCTTAGAACAGCCACCACAGAGACTTGATCTGGCGCTGGCCGCGCAGGAGGGCACCGGCCCTCACCACAGTAGGGGACGAGCAAAAATGGAGTCTGACCTAACATATGGCCTAACCTCTAGCAGACCCTCACACTCCGCCTACGGTTCTGACCGGCAGGACGAGCGGTCGTTCAGGAGAATAACCGAGGGCGACCTCCTGGATCACTCCTCCCAAAGGAATGTGGACCTAGAGCGGGATGGCACTGTAGGCAGGGAACGAAGGTCTCCCAATAAACCAGACTTTCTCTACAAAAAATCAGCCCTTTGA